The Mycteria americana isolate JAX WOST 10 ecotype Jacksonville Zoo and Gardens chromosome 25, USCA_MyAme_1.0, whole genome shotgun sequence genome includes a window with the following:
- the LOC142420843 gene encoding feather beta keratin-like → MSCYDLCRPCGPTPLANSCNEPCVRQCQDSRVVIQPSPVVVTLPGPILSSFPQNTAVGSTTSAAVGSILSEEGVPISSGGFSLSGLGGRYYGRRCLPC, encoded by the coding sequence atgtcctgctacgatctgtgccgtccctgtggcccaaccccgcttgccaacagctgcaacgagccctgtgtcaggcagtgccaggactcccgcgtggtgatccagccctctcctgtggtggtgaccctgcctggacccatcctcagctccttcccccagaacactgctgtgggatccaccacctccgctgctgttggcagcatcctgagtgaggagggagtgcccatctcctctgggggctttagcctctctggccttggtggccgctactatggcagaaggtgcctgccctgctaa